The following are encoded in a window of Phaseolus vulgaris cultivar G19833 chromosome 3, P. vulgaris v2.0, whole genome shotgun sequence genomic DNA:
- the LOC137806885 gene encoding probable histone-arginine methyltransferase 1.3 isoform X2 yields MEDSLEQKWKQREFTLESVSDLSSAPPSASLPGIARFDSDGLQIHHQSQQIPLSIDPRTVLLFKLSPVQSVCVVEGSEPLFSRGVSIQFKNEEESAAFHCVVQQWKKEVHAQGGNGRNGTVTTSKSKFDEKIESSSAKMYFHYYGQLLHQQNMLQDYVRTGTYHAAVIENRSDFAGRVVVDVGAGSGILSLFAAQAGAKHVYAVEASEMAEYARKLIAGNPTLAQRITVIKGKVEEIELPEKADILISEPMGTLLVNERMLESYVIARDRFLVPTGKMFPSLGRIHMAPFTDEYLFIEIANKALFWQQQNYYGVDLTPLHGTAFQGYFSQPVVDAFDPRLLIAPSIFHVIDFSKIKEEELYEIDIPLKFVASVGTRVHGLACWFDVLFNGSTVQRWLTTAPGSPTTHWYQLRCVLSQPIYVMAGQEITGRLHLIAHNAQSYTIYLTLSAKMWGPGAEQGGILQTSSCKLDLKEPYYRMSQPQAYAFAQDQQPQLLIPTQDIHIQSQDVDEPEIVRQPSPNSSVQIDSLMQNI; encoded by the exons ATGGAGGATTCCTTAGAGCAAAAATGGAAGCAGCGAGAGTTCACGTTGGAATCAGTTTCCGACCTATCTTCCGCTCCTCCGTCCGCTTCTTTGCCAGGAATAGCTCGCTTTGACTCCGACGGTCTCCAAATTCATCACCAATCTCAACAGATTCCACTCAGTATCGATCCTCGAACTGTTCTG TTATTCAAGCTGAGTCCTGTTCAATCTGTTTGCGTGGTGGAAGGATCTGAG CCATTGTTTTCCAGGGGAGTCAGTATCCAGTTTAAAAATGAGGAGGAAAGTGCAGCCTTCCATTGTGTAGTCCAACAATGGAAGAAGGAAGTCCATGCTCAAG GAGGAAATGGGCGAAATGGAACTGTTACAACTTCTAAAAGCAAATTTGATGAAAAGATAGAGTCATCATCTGCgaaaatgtattttcattatTACGGACAACTTCTGCATCAGCAAAATATGTTACAGGACTATGTGCGGACAG GCACCTATCATGCTGCTGTTATTGAGAACCGGTCTGATTTTGCTGGTCGTGTTGTAGTTGATGTGGGTGCTGGTAGTggtattttatcattatttgcTGCTCAG GCTGGTGCAAAACACGTTTATGCTGTGGAAGCATCTGAAATGGCAGAATATGCACGGAAACTTATAGCCGGAAACCCAACACTAGCTCAAAGAATTACA gtGATCAAAGGCAAAGTTGAGGAGATTGAATTGCCAGAGAAAGCAGACATTCTGATATCTGAGCCCATGG GCACCTTGTTAGTCAATGAGAGAATGCTGGAGTCTTATGTCATTGCCCGAGATAGGTTTCTTGTTCCAACGGGGAAAATGTTTCCATCTCTGGGAAG GATTCACATGGCTCCTTTCACTGATGAATATTTGTTTATAGAAATTGCTAATAAG GCACTGTTTTGGCAGCAACAGAACTATTACGGCGTTGATTTAACACCCTTACATGGGACTGCATTTCAAGGATACTTTTCTCAG CCTGTGGTGGATGCTTTTGATCCAAGACTTTTAATAGCCCCTTCAATATTCCATGTGATAGACTTCTCCAAAATAAAG GAGGAAGAACTGTATGAAATTGATATTCCTCTGAAATTCGTAGCCTCTGTGGGCACGAGAGTGCATGGGTTAGCTTGTTGGTTTGATGTGCTGTTCAATGGAAG TACTGTGCAAAGGTGGCTTACCACTGCTCCTGGTTCTCCGACAACCCATTGGTACCAGTTACGTTGTGTTCTCTCACAGCCAATATATGTCATGGCTGGACAAGAAATTACTGGCAGGCTTCACTTGATTGCCCACAATGCACAGAGTTATACAATATACTTAACATTGTCAG CTAAAATGTGGGGTCCTGGTGCTGAACAAGGGGGAATTCTCCAAACATCTTCCTGTAAACTTGATCTGAAAGAACCCTATTATAGAATGTCTCAACCACAGGCTTATGCATTTGCTCAAGATCAACAACCTCAACTACTTATACCAACGCAG GATATACATATTCAATCTCAGGATGTAGATGAACCCGAAATAGTACGACAGCCTTCGCCTAATTCAAGTGTCCAGATTGATTCACTGATGCAGAATATTTAG
- the LOC137806885 gene encoding probable histone-arginine methyltransferase 1.3 isoform X1 produces MEDSLEQKWKQREFTLESVSDLSSAPPSASLPGIARFDSDGLQIHHQSQQIPLSIDPRTVLLFKLSPVQSVCVVEGSEVGKKPLFSRGVSIQFKNEEESAAFHCVVQQWKKEVHAQGGNGRNGTVTTSKSKFDEKIESSSAKMYFHYYGQLLHQQNMLQDYVRTGTYHAAVIENRSDFAGRVVVDVGAGSGILSLFAAQAGAKHVYAVEASEMAEYARKLIAGNPTLAQRITVIKGKVEEIELPEKADILISEPMGTLLVNERMLESYVIARDRFLVPTGKMFPSLGRIHMAPFTDEYLFIEIANKALFWQQQNYYGVDLTPLHGTAFQGYFSQPVVDAFDPRLLIAPSIFHVIDFSKIKEEELYEIDIPLKFVASVGTRVHGLACWFDVLFNGSTVQRWLTTAPGSPTTHWYQLRCVLSQPIYVMAGQEITGRLHLIAHNAQSYTIYLTLSAKMWGPGAEQGGILQTSSCKLDLKEPYYRMSQPQAYAFAQDQQPQLLIPTQDIHIQSQDVDEPEIVRQPSPNSSVQIDSLMQNI; encoded by the exons ATGGAGGATTCCTTAGAGCAAAAATGGAAGCAGCGAGAGTTCACGTTGGAATCAGTTTCCGACCTATCTTCCGCTCCTCCGTCCGCTTCTTTGCCAGGAATAGCTCGCTTTGACTCCGACGGTCTCCAAATTCATCACCAATCTCAACAGATTCCACTCAGTATCGATCCTCGAACTGTTCTG TTATTCAAGCTGAGTCCTGTTCAATCTGTTTGCGTGGTGGAAGGATCTGAGGTCGGTAAAAAG CCATTGTTTTCCAGGGGAGTCAGTATCCAGTTTAAAAATGAGGAGGAAAGTGCAGCCTTCCATTGTGTAGTCCAACAATGGAAGAAGGAAGTCCATGCTCAAG GAGGAAATGGGCGAAATGGAACTGTTACAACTTCTAAAAGCAAATTTGATGAAAAGATAGAGTCATCATCTGCgaaaatgtattttcattatTACGGACAACTTCTGCATCAGCAAAATATGTTACAGGACTATGTGCGGACAG GCACCTATCATGCTGCTGTTATTGAGAACCGGTCTGATTTTGCTGGTCGTGTTGTAGTTGATGTGGGTGCTGGTAGTggtattttatcattatttgcTGCTCAG GCTGGTGCAAAACACGTTTATGCTGTGGAAGCATCTGAAATGGCAGAATATGCACGGAAACTTATAGCCGGAAACCCAACACTAGCTCAAAGAATTACA gtGATCAAAGGCAAAGTTGAGGAGATTGAATTGCCAGAGAAAGCAGACATTCTGATATCTGAGCCCATGG GCACCTTGTTAGTCAATGAGAGAATGCTGGAGTCTTATGTCATTGCCCGAGATAGGTTTCTTGTTCCAACGGGGAAAATGTTTCCATCTCTGGGAAG GATTCACATGGCTCCTTTCACTGATGAATATTTGTTTATAGAAATTGCTAATAAG GCACTGTTTTGGCAGCAACAGAACTATTACGGCGTTGATTTAACACCCTTACATGGGACTGCATTTCAAGGATACTTTTCTCAG CCTGTGGTGGATGCTTTTGATCCAAGACTTTTAATAGCCCCTTCAATATTCCATGTGATAGACTTCTCCAAAATAAAG GAGGAAGAACTGTATGAAATTGATATTCCTCTGAAATTCGTAGCCTCTGTGGGCACGAGAGTGCATGGGTTAGCTTGTTGGTTTGATGTGCTGTTCAATGGAAG TACTGTGCAAAGGTGGCTTACCACTGCTCCTGGTTCTCCGACAACCCATTGGTACCAGTTACGTTGTGTTCTCTCACAGCCAATATATGTCATGGCTGGACAAGAAATTACTGGCAGGCTTCACTTGATTGCCCACAATGCACAGAGTTATACAATATACTTAACATTGTCAG CTAAAATGTGGGGTCCTGGTGCTGAACAAGGGGGAATTCTCCAAACATCTTCCTGTAAACTTGATCTGAAAGAACCCTATTATAGAATGTCTCAACCACAGGCTTATGCATTTGCTCAAGATCAACAACCTCAACTACTTATACCAACGCAG GATATACATATTCAATCTCAGGATGTAGATGAACCCGAAATAGTACGACAGCCTTCGCCTAATTCAAGTGTCCAGATTGATTCACTGATGCAGAATATTTAG
- the LOC137806885 gene encoding probable histone-arginine methyltransferase 1.3 isoform X3 has product MEDSLEQKWKQREFTLESVSDLSSAPPSASLPGIARFDSDGLQIHHQSQQIPLSIDPRTVLLFKLSPVQSVCVVEGSEVGKKPLFSRGVSIQFKNEEESAAFHCVVQQWKKEVHAQGGNGRNGTVTTSKSKFDEKIESSSAKMYFHYYGQLLHQQNMLQDYVRTGTYHAAVIENRSDFAGRVVVDVGAGSGILSLFAAQAGAKHVYAVEASEMAEYARKLIAGNPTLAQRITVIKGKVEEIELPEKADILISEPMGTLLVNERMLESYVIARDRFLVPTGKMFPSLGRIHMAPFTDEYLFIEIANKALFWQQQNYYGVDLTPLHGTAFQGYFSQPVVDAFDPRLLIAPSIFHVIDFSKIKEEELYEIDIPLKFVASVGTRVHGLACWFDVLFNGSTVQRWLTTAPGSPTTHWYQLRCVLSQPIYVMAGQEITGRLHLIAHNAQSYTIYLTLSAKMWGPGAEQGGILQTSSCKLDLKEPYYRMSQPQAYAFAQDQQPQLLIPTQDVDEPEIVRQPSPNSSVQIDSLMQNI; this is encoded by the exons ATGGAGGATTCCTTAGAGCAAAAATGGAAGCAGCGAGAGTTCACGTTGGAATCAGTTTCCGACCTATCTTCCGCTCCTCCGTCCGCTTCTTTGCCAGGAATAGCTCGCTTTGACTCCGACGGTCTCCAAATTCATCACCAATCTCAACAGATTCCACTCAGTATCGATCCTCGAACTGTTCTG TTATTCAAGCTGAGTCCTGTTCAATCTGTTTGCGTGGTGGAAGGATCTGAGGTCGGTAAAAAG CCATTGTTTTCCAGGGGAGTCAGTATCCAGTTTAAAAATGAGGAGGAAAGTGCAGCCTTCCATTGTGTAGTCCAACAATGGAAGAAGGAAGTCCATGCTCAAG GAGGAAATGGGCGAAATGGAACTGTTACAACTTCTAAAAGCAAATTTGATGAAAAGATAGAGTCATCATCTGCgaaaatgtattttcattatTACGGACAACTTCTGCATCAGCAAAATATGTTACAGGACTATGTGCGGACAG GCACCTATCATGCTGCTGTTATTGAGAACCGGTCTGATTTTGCTGGTCGTGTTGTAGTTGATGTGGGTGCTGGTAGTggtattttatcattatttgcTGCTCAG GCTGGTGCAAAACACGTTTATGCTGTGGAAGCATCTGAAATGGCAGAATATGCACGGAAACTTATAGCCGGAAACCCAACACTAGCTCAAAGAATTACA gtGATCAAAGGCAAAGTTGAGGAGATTGAATTGCCAGAGAAAGCAGACATTCTGATATCTGAGCCCATGG GCACCTTGTTAGTCAATGAGAGAATGCTGGAGTCTTATGTCATTGCCCGAGATAGGTTTCTTGTTCCAACGGGGAAAATGTTTCCATCTCTGGGAAG GATTCACATGGCTCCTTTCACTGATGAATATTTGTTTATAGAAATTGCTAATAAG GCACTGTTTTGGCAGCAACAGAACTATTACGGCGTTGATTTAACACCCTTACATGGGACTGCATTTCAAGGATACTTTTCTCAG CCTGTGGTGGATGCTTTTGATCCAAGACTTTTAATAGCCCCTTCAATATTCCATGTGATAGACTTCTCCAAAATAAAG GAGGAAGAACTGTATGAAATTGATATTCCTCTGAAATTCGTAGCCTCTGTGGGCACGAGAGTGCATGGGTTAGCTTGTTGGTTTGATGTGCTGTTCAATGGAAG TACTGTGCAAAGGTGGCTTACCACTGCTCCTGGTTCTCCGACAACCCATTGGTACCAGTTACGTTGTGTTCTCTCACAGCCAATATATGTCATGGCTGGACAAGAAATTACTGGCAGGCTTCACTTGATTGCCCACAATGCACAGAGTTATACAATATACTTAACATTGTCAG CTAAAATGTGGGGTCCTGGTGCTGAACAAGGGGGAATTCTCCAAACATCTTCCTGTAAACTTGATCTGAAAGAACCCTATTATAGAATGTCTCAACCACAGGCTTATGCATTTGCTCAAGATCAACAACCTCAACTACTTATACCAACGCAG GATGTAGATGAACCCGAAATAGTACGACAGCCTTCGCCTAATTCAAGTGTCCAGATTGATTCACTGATGCAGAATATTTAG
- the LOC137806885 gene encoding probable histone-arginine methyltransferase 1.3 isoform X4, giving the protein MEDSLEQKWKQREFTLESVSDLSSAPPSASLPGIARFDSDGLQIHHQSQQIPLSIDPRTVLLFKLSPVQSVCVVEGSEPLFSRGVSIQFKNEEESAAFHCVVQQWKKEVHAQGGNGRNGTVTTSKSKFDEKIESSSAKMYFHYYGQLLHQQNMLQDYVRTGTYHAAVIENRSDFAGRVVVDVGAGSGILSLFAAQAGAKHVYAVEASEMAEYARKLIAGNPTLAQRITVIKGKVEEIELPEKADILISEPMGTLLVNERMLESYVIARDRFLVPTGKMFPSLGRIHMAPFTDEYLFIEIANKALFWQQQNYYGVDLTPLHGTAFQGYFSQPVVDAFDPRLLIAPSIFHVIDFSKIKEEELYEIDIPLKFVASVGTRVHGLACWFDVLFNGSTVQRWLTTAPGSPTTHWYQLRCVLSQPIYVMAGQEITGRLHLIAHNAQSYTIYLTLSAKMWGPGAEQGGILQTSSCKLDLKEPYYRMSQPQAYAFAQDQQPQLLIPTQDVDEPEIVRQPSPNSSVQIDSLMQNI; this is encoded by the exons ATGGAGGATTCCTTAGAGCAAAAATGGAAGCAGCGAGAGTTCACGTTGGAATCAGTTTCCGACCTATCTTCCGCTCCTCCGTCCGCTTCTTTGCCAGGAATAGCTCGCTTTGACTCCGACGGTCTCCAAATTCATCACCAATCTCAACAGATTCCACTCAGTATCGATCCTCGAACTGTTCTG TTATTCAAGCTGAGTCCTGTTCAATCTGTTTGCGTGGTGGAAGGATCTGAG CCATTGTTTTCCAGGGGAGTCAGTATCCAGTTTAAAAATGAGGAGGAAAGTGCAGCCTTCCATTGTGTAGTCCAACAATGGAAGAAGGAAGTCCATGCTCAAG GAGGAAATGGGCGAAATGGAACTGTTACAACTTCTAAAAGCAAATTTGATGAAAAGATAGAGTCATCATCTGCgaaaatgtattttcattatTACGGACAACTTCTGCATCAGCAAAATATGTTACAGGACTATGTGCGGACAG GCACCTATCATGCTGCTGTTATTGAGAACCGGTCTGATTTTGCTGGTCGTGTTGTAGTTGATGTGGGTGCTGGTAGTggtattttatcattatttgcTGCTCAG GCTGGTGCAAAACACGTTTATGCTGTGGAAGCATCTGAAATGGCAGAATATGCACGGAAACTTATAGCCGGAAACCCAACACTAGCTCAAAGAATTACA gtGATCAAAGGCAAAGTTGAGGAGATTGAATTGCCAGAGAAAGCAGACATTCTGATATCTGAGCCCATGG GCACCTTGTTAGTCAATGAGAGAATGCTGGAGTCTTATGTCATTGCCCGAGATAGGTTTCTTGTTCCAACGGGGAAAATGTTTCCATCTCTGGGAAG GATTCACATGGCTCCTTTCACTGATGAATATTTGTTTATAGAAATTGCTAATAAG GCACTGTTTTGGCAGCAACAGAACTATTACGGCGTTGATTTAACACCCTTACATGGGACTGCATTTCAAGGATACTTTTCTCAG CCTGTGGTGGATGCTTTTGATCCAAGACTTTTAATAGCCCCTTCAATATTCCATGTGATAGACTTCTCCAAAATAAAG GAGGAAGAACTGTATGAAATTGATATTCCTCTGAAATTCGTAGCCTCTGTGGGCACGAGAGTGCATGGGTTAGCTTGTTGGTTTGATGTGCTGTTCAATGGAAG TACTGTGCAAAGGTGGCTTACCACTGCTCCTGGTTCTCCGACAACCCATTGGTACCAGTTACGTTGTGTTCTCTCACAGCCAATATATGTCATGGCTGGACAAGAAATTACTGGCAGGCTTCACTTGATTGCCCACAATGCACAGAGTTATACAATATACTTAACATTGTCAG CTAAAATGTGGGGTCCTGGTGCTGAACAAGGGGGAATTCTCCAAACATCTTCCTGTAAACTTGATCTGAAAGAACCCTATTATAGAATGTCTCAACCACAGGCTTATGCATTTGCTCAAGATCAACAACCTCAACTACTTATACCAACGCAG GATGTAGATGAACCCGAAATAGTACGACAGCCTTCGCCTAATTCAAGTGTCCAGATTGATTCACTGATGCAGAATATTTAG